Within Equus quagga isolate Etosha38 unplaced genomic scaffold, UCLA_HA_Equagga_1.0 121757_RagTag, whole genome shotgun sequence, the genomic segment CTTTGAAATATCAGTATTGATCTTCTTTTGAATATCTATCTGGaaggaaattaataatatttataaaaccaTGTTAATTTTCTGTTTAGAGACATTCAATGTCTCCCTATTCTctacaacagtggttctcaatctttaGCCTGATCACACATAGTGCTTGTTAAAAACAACAGATTGCTGGGTCCATCCTCAGATTgttgatttagtaggtctggggtggggcccaagaatttgcatttctagtaagttgccaggtgatgctgatgctgctggcctgggacGACACTACCCTAAAGGAAAAAGCCTAATCCTTTATCAGACCACATAAGGACAAAAGCTAAGCTGCTGTAATAGAGAGACCTCAAAATACAGACTTAATTAATATGGAATAATATAGAGGGTTTTTCTCCTTCTATAGTCTGGAGGCATTGCTCAGCTGGGGGGTGTTCTGTTTACATCTTACTGTTCCATTTCCTCTTAGGGTTTTTGTCAGAGCTAGGTACCCTCCACATTCGCATTCCAGCCAacgggaagaggaaggagggaggtggggtgagAGCAAGTGGCTTCATATTTGACAGAATTACCCAGAAGTGGCACATGTCACTTCCTTGGCATTGTGTTGGTGGAGGCCAGACTAGGAATGTAATTTGCAGCACAGTGGTCCTATGCCCGGTTAGAACTTGGGGCAGAAGGTGGAATGAGTATTGGTAGGAAGTTAGTCTCCACCACAAAGGCTCCTCTGGTACTATCAGGTGAATGAAAGGGAGTGGTGTTTCTCATAAAAGTGGTAAgtctgggaaggaaaaaaatcagtgtccAGTATAATCCTACTTTAGAATAAATGCCTGTGTGAAATCTTTCCTTAATGCTTTGTACATATCTCTATTATTGTACTTACCACatttcataattatatatttatttatctgcaGTCCCTGATTAGTCTTGAGACTTTTTTAGCACATggattgcattttatttttgtatctgtatCTCTTGTTTATCTATCTCCTTATCATTTCTCTGTACTTCCTACTTACTTACAAAGTCAGTGCCTAGTATAATTCTTGCTATTTAGTACACACCCCAGCAATGccctttaaataaatgaattgattcATCATCTGTTGGTAAAAgtcaatattatttctttatctctctACACCCTGATTTTTTCCATCTAAGTCATGACTTTGCTGACCATTTTTCTACCCAGAATATTCTCTTTACTGCACTCTTGACATCTTTGTTTCTTAAAGTGTAGATCAGAGGGTTAAGGCTGGGTGTGACGATTGTGTAAAAGAGAGTAAGGAACTTCCCTTCATCTTGGGATGTGTGATTCTGTGGCTTCATGTACATATAAATGATTGTTCCATAAAACAGAGTTACCACTGTGAGGTGCGAACCACATGTGTTGAGGACCTTATGCCACCTTGCTGCTGACTTGATCCTCACGACAGCATGAGTGATAACTCCATATGAGATGAGAATTAGTGATAGAGGTACTAGAAGAAATACCACTCCAAGAGCAAAGACAACAATCTCAGTTACTTTTGAATAGACACAAGCCATCTTGATAAATGCTGGCATCTCACAGAAAAAATTATCCACTTCCCGGTGCCCACATTTTGGCAACTTCAAAGTCAAGGGGCAAAGAATTAAGGCACTACCTAGACCACCTAACCAGACAATCAGCACCATCTTCTGGCAAAGCTGAGGGTGCATTACTACTGTGTAGTGAAGAGGTTGACAGACAGCagcatagcggtcataggccatcacagcCAAGAGAAGACATTCTGTAGTTCCCAAGTCCAGGGCAAAGAAGAATTGGAGCACACATCCTCCGTATGTAATAGACTTTTTTGGACCCCATAGATTGACCAGCATTTGGGGGATAATGCTAGTTGTATAACAGatgtccagaaaagacaaattggataggaagaaatacatgggtgTATGGAGCTGGGTATCTAGGTAAGATACAAGAATGATGGTTGTGTTTCCTACCAGAGTGGCAGTATAGAAGATGAAGACAAGCACAGAGATGATGCGTTCTAATTGAGGCCTGTCAGAAAACCCCAGAAGAATGAAGTCTGTTTCAGAACTTCCATtgcttgtttccatttctctttatgAAAGGCTAGCAGACAACACCATGGTGACAAAAAATATCATCATCCTTAGGTAGAACTGAAAATCTCTGGAGTCTGTCAGGGTATCTAAAACTTACTTACATGCTTTCTCCCACTTGGAACATCTCTTTTAACATTTCCCCTGTGTTCATTGCCAAAGTCTCTTCATATTTAATCATATCCAGAGTGGTTCTGAAAATAACATGTTAAACCCAATTACACTGAATTGTAAATCATTGAAAAGCCTTAATGTCCTATGGCCCCCTGGTTCTATGTATTTTGATTACATGATAAATCCACAAAGTTAATTAAGTAATTTTGAGTGGGTTATGTTTTGAGGGCTTATTCCTCCTTGAAACTATGACATAAGCATCGCTTGATCATGACAAATCTTTCCCTTATCAAAGGAATTAAGCTTGAGGTAAAAAGTtaaatgacatattttctttggataagcTCCACCATTTGGTAGTAGAATCATTTTCTAGATTCACTTCCAAATGTCTGCCTCCAACCAttataatcataatcataatcataatcataatctCTATCACCACCAACCTACTCTCCtcatgttttttttctcttcaacatTGCATTCACTGTTTTCCTGTATCAATTTTGTATGTTCCCTACTGCACTGCCcatttttgtgcatgtgtttttTTGTGCCAggaataaaataacatttcttattaTTAACCTTTATGTACATGTACAGAGGCCATGTTTCTTTGAATATCTTTCATGACTGCTATTACACTATCTAAATAGACTTATTGAATTGTTGCAGAGTCAAAAATTGAACTAATTCTAGAACCATTTGGTCACCACATACATATACTAACAATCTGTTAGTTCCTACTCACCTGGCCAGTCAGCAAAATTGGCAAGGCAGGTGATTCATACAAAAAGCAGTTCATTAAACAGTCAGTGAGTTGTTTTCCCCCAGGGAATTTGCCAATTGCATGAGTGGATCCTCTGGTTGCTTTGGAACTCTACAGGTAAAACTATTACCTCATTTCGACTCTAAAAGAGTACAGATAAGGGTTAAGATTACGTCAGTCTCAATATTTCTGAGTGCTTTGTCATATCCTTAAATAGATGGAATGTTGAATGACTGAAgtagtttataaattttatatgcatattatttCTGACCATGAACTTCAGACCTAGGGTACTTACATTATTGGAGCCAGGAAATAATAACCTTATTTGCTACATTTATAGCGTCTTTGGGGCAAAGGAGTAATAACCTTATTTGTTGCAGTTAGAGTAAAATAGGGTAAAGATAAATTACTTACAGTATATCATTGTTAGAAGTATTTTAGTTACAACATTTAATGTCATAATCATGAAGAAGAAACTGTTTTTACCAAGTAGTGTGAGATAGAGATGTAGTTTTTCTTAGCACAAAAcggaaattttatttaattaatgtgtccggttttaatcacattttatttaattactgaGTCCAGTAATAGGATGTCAGCTAAGTTAACCATAGCACTTAAGTGAACAGATTCTGGACTCAGAGTGCTCGGGATCAAATCCCAGCTTCACTACTTGGAAGCAATGTATCCTTGGCTGATTATTTGCCCTGTTTGTGTGCCAGGTTAGAAGTAAGTTAAGTGAAGATAACACTTCCTTGCTTAAGGAGAGGTTGTGAGGGTTAATATTTGTGAAAGCATTTGGAACTGTGCTTGGTTCATATTTAattctgagaattaaaaactaCATTCACTTACCCAGAAATCGTTATTATTCTATTTACCccttattccctttttttttttcacactggTGATTTTACCATGATGGTAGAACTaaactgaaataattaaaaatattcttttgcctaagttttaaaatgtacaagTATGTTATGTGTACAAAAATACCCAGAAACACAATGTACATATTGAACTGATGAACCTGAGACAAGAGAGGACTTGAGCTGACAAAATGCCTTGATTGCAAAGTGCACTCAGCTATTTTGGCCAGTTGAGGTTGGGATAATGTTGAAAATTAAAAGGCCATAGAATTTTCGAGTTGGAGTGGGCCTCTGGAACCATGTATCCAGTCTTCTGCCTACGTAAGAGATCCTTCCACAGAATAGTCACAAACTTCCATCTTCGTAACTTCAGTAATAGGGAAGTCAGCTGCACACGAAGCAGCCTCTTTCTTTTAATCAATGCTCTTACTTACTTCTTATGTTGACCTCAAAGATGCCCTTTGTAACATCCAGGCActggctcattttcttttttctggaaagaagACAGCATAAGTCAATTCAAcatgacttcatttaaaaaaaaattataaaataaaacatggatacagaaaaaaggtaaaaacttcaTCAGTTAAGGTGGATATTCTTGTAACTaacacccaggtcaagaaatagagcATTGCCGAGACCCCAGGAGCTTCTCTTTTGTACCTCATCCCAATACTAACCCTCCC encodes:
- the LOC124232818 gene encoding putative olfactory receptor 2W6 translates to METSNGSSETDFILLGFSDRPQLERIISVLVFIFYTATLVGNTTIILVSYLDTQLHTPMYFFLSNLSFLDICYTTSIIPQMLVNLWGPKKSITYGGCVLQFFFALDLGTTECLLLAVMAYDRYAAVCQPLHYTVVMHPQLCQKMVLIVWLGGLGSALILCPLTLKLPKCGHREVDNFFCEMPAFIKMACVYSKVTEIVVFALGVVFLLVPLSLILISYGVITHAVVRIKSAARWHKVLNTCGSHLTVVTLFYGTIIYMYMKPQNHTSQDEGKFLTLFYTIVTPSLNPLIYTLRNKDVKSAVKRIFWVEKWSAKS